The genomic stretch GAGGCTCAACTGTAAATAAACGTTTGTACAGGTCTGTGTGCCCAGgaggaagccagagaaggaaTGCCACCAGGAATCCTCTCAtcactctgccttattcccttgacCCTGGAGCACAAGGCTGTTTGGGGAGGCTGGTGACCAGCATtcttcccgccccccccccaatgtGGGGTTTATGTGAGGGCTGAGGTTTGAACTCGCTCTGATGCTTGCACAGAAACATTCTTACATTATTTAGATCCAAAACTTTTTTTGATAGGCAACGTATCCTCAAATAATAATCAGAAATGGACCGTGGGCTCTAGGCATGTTCACAGATGCCCAGCAGTACGAGCGGCACTGGTGGTCcaacagaggaccagggttcaactcCCACCCtctacctggcagctcacaaccccctgtaactcttgttccaagggatctgatgccttctggcctccaaggacgcACATGTGGTGAGagacacatgcaggccaaacacccacATGTGggacaaaaaataaatctttaaaaattaaagtaaagaaataataaacatgcTCACTGATCTATTTATAATTGTAGTTTTCTGTACATTTGAAACCACGTTGAATGTTCGAAGCAAGTAAcatgagaagaagggaaggaaaactcACTTCAATGTTTTCTTCCCCGAATTTCTCGATAGCTTTCTCTTCAGGCAGGCCACAGCAGCCGTACTCCAGAGGAGTGAAGACAGTTGTTGGGACGTTTTCATAGTCACACTGTTCCAAATGGAGAAAAAACGGAGACGTGAGATGATGTGggggtccttctgtatatgtgctgcttttattggttaatgaataaggaaactgctttgggcctatagcagggcagaacagtgccaggcagggaaaactaaattgaatgttgggagaaagaaggcggagtcagggagatgccatatagGGGAAGCGAgctgctagctggaaccttgccggtaggccacgagcctcgtggtaaaatataaaataatggaaatggttaATACTGATGTAAGAGTtggctagcaatatgcttaagtgattggccaagcagtgattgaatTAAGAACATTGTCTTGGTGGGTGACGGCACAAAACTCACTTTGACCGTGGAGCCTCCATACAGCCTCTGAGCGAGCAGCCTCCCCGCCTGGATGGCCACTGGAGTCAGCTCCAGCTTCCCCTCCAGAATGTCACCAATAGCATAGATGTAAGGCACATTGGTCTGCTCTTCATCCGTGACAGGTATCTTTCCGGTCCTGCAACCATCAGCAGCCACGATTAGTGAAGTAAAACCATGTCCTCTTCTTCCCCAGAAGAACACGGCTCTAGTTACTAAAAATAAACCCGTGCACAGGGATCAGAGTGCTCAGTGAAGATCCTGCCAActgctttaaaaatcaaatatggaaaacatttttaaaagcaaaaccaaacaccCTTTACCATGGAGCTCAAGACTGAGGGCAGTCCCACCCACCCACTGTTGGGTACGGCAGGAAGAGCTCTCAAAGCTAGAAGTTAACTGGATAAAGCAAGGCAGAGGGAGCAGCGAGCAACCGTGCCATGCTCGCCTCCTTACTTCTCATTGATCCTCACGCCCACGGTCTCTAAGCCAATGGTTCTCGTACAAGAATCTCTTCCTACTGCCAGCAACAcctgaaaaaataataaactattatCAAAGACTGCTGCATAAACCATTTAcccccagacccaggaaacacaTTTCATCAATAAAATTCAAGAGTGTAAGTAAATTAAAACCCTTTGTTTTTAGAAGTCTTTTGAACAGACACAGCAAATGTCCCTGGCAGGCCTTAAAAGAAAGGAACTCACTGCCTTAATTAAGACACATTCAAAACAAAGAGCACAGGCCATGGCTCAATTATTTCCTAAGTGACAGAGGAGACAAAAAGGGAAGATCATGGACAGGAAGTCTACTCATGAACAACTCCTGCCTGTCTGTGGCCACTTGACATGCAGCATGCTGAGTTACAGAGGGGACGGTTGGCGCCATCCTTGTGCTGAAATAGATCCTACTATCAAAATCATTGAGGTGTCTTAGAATGGGCAAAGATGGGGACATTTTAGAAAGAGGAGAGTTAGCCTGGCAGTGgtagggcacgcctttaatcccagcactcgggaggcagaggcaggtgatctctgtgagttcaaggccagcctggtctacaaagctagttccaggacaggctccaaagctacagagaaaccctgtctcgaaaaacaaaagaataaacaacaacaacaacaagagagagagagagagagagagagagagagagagagagagagagagagagagagagaggagcgtcATTTGAAGTACACAGCAGACACCCCAAGCACACCACCAGACCTGGGCCCAAGCCTTACTGTGTTAAATTCGTCTTCAATGGTCTCTTCACTGGTCGTGGACTTAGCAGTTACCCTGAGTCGGCCTGGAGTCCCTGCTTCAATTTGTTCAACCTATAAAAGGAATCAAGTTTTGCTCTTAGAGACACCAACAAGGGGAACAACTGTTTCCTCCAGTGAAACAGAACCCAGCCTGGCGAGGGCCTTTACACCGATCTCCCTCGCTAGCAACATCAGGATGAGCATCTTTTATTTACCTCCTGCTTTCACGCTAACAGAACACTGTTTACTTGACAGGCTTTTCCTCAGATAATTCTTAAACAGGGAAATGGAGAACGTgggaaagaggaaacagagaaggcACAGTGCGCTCCCTGCGATGGCTGCCACCACCTACTGCTGTCTCCAGTTCATCGTCACTCCGAGGGCCACTGCCCCCTCTGACTACCGCTGCTCACTCGGCTTTCTCTGACAGCAGTGAAGTGTGAGTTAGGATTTAACTGACACGGAGAAAGTGCTAACACTCACAGTGGAGATGTGTGGAAGCAGACGTGCTGCAGTTGCTATGGATACAGGGAAGGAGTGAGAAGCCCCCTGCATCAGCAGGAGCACCAACGTCCCCAGCCTACTGTACACAGACGTTCACGGCAACCCACTGACAGGCTCAGGGCATCAGACGCCACTGGACAGTCCACCGGCTCTCCAAAGAAGCCTCTTGGACACTATTCAGGAAGATACTACATTGCGGAAAAGCAAATCCTTCCCACCAGTACAACACAACTGTCTCCTAATCACAGCCTTAATGCAATGTAAGTGCCACACCTGTTCCCTAAAATCAGCTGGACCAGTGGGTCTCGGCCTTCCTggtgctgagaccctttaatacagttcctcatattgtgaccccaaccataaaattatttttgttgctaaaccttagctgtaattttgctacttttatgaactGTAATGCAAATTatctgttttccagtggtcttaggtgaaCCTGTGAAAAGGTCACCCAAAGCTCTCTCTCACGGTAGGCTGCACAGGAGCCTTGAACTGTCTATGTCACGCTGTGCTCTAGCTTCTCAGACACATTAGCTAGCACCACCCTCACGGGAAATACAGAGATGCTGCCATTATCCTAATTTCCAGAAGAAACTAATCTCGGAGAGGTTAAGTAATTCTCCCTAAGTTGTACGAGAACAAACTGACAGTATCTGACAAGTGAGTCTGGTCTCCAAATGCGTATCTCGCCAACACTAAGAGATTTGGTCAAACAAAGTCACTTCACTGACAGAAAAACAACCCACCTAACATCCCTGAACTTTACCCCCTTTACCTGAACCAAACCCCTTTCACTGGCACCAGAGGGGCTGCTAGTGTGAGAGGCTAAGTGATGGGCTTGCCCTTGTAGTGTGTGTTAGCAGCCGGAACCCAGACTGAGCCTTCTGCTCTTAGGCATGTTGAGCTACGTACGTCACAGCCCAATTTTACCACTCCTGTGTGGTAATGGAAACAGTCACAGGCATGACAAGGTGTGTGTACGCAGAGTTCTAGAGGTGTTAACAGTGTCtagtgtgcaggtgtgtgcacacagagcTCTGGAGGTGTAAACAGTATCtagtgtgcaggtgtgtgcacgcAGAGCTCTGGAGGTGTAAACAGTATCtaatgtgcaggtgtgtgcacacagagcTCTGGAGGTGTAAACAGTATCtagtgtgcaggtgtgtgcatgcagacagtACCAAGTACGGCAGACCAGGGTGAGCAACGTAAGCAAATgcaataaatggaaaagaaacaaagacagggtTACTGGTGTGTAAAGAACAATGGTTTTGAGGCGGCAGTCAAGCACACACTTGTGCACTAACACAGCATTCCTAGTGGTTTATAGCATTCAAAGGTCTTCTTCTACCACCaatcctgcctgcctcttcccaggAGTATAAGACTTACTTTAATCGGGACGAACTGTCTTATGAACTTGATGCCATGTTCTTCCATGTGCTCTCCAATTTTGTTGGCCATGTCCTGGTCAAACCCTCGAAGGAGAATGGACCGCACCATCACCGTGACATCTAAGCCGATACCAGCGAGAAACCCTGCACATTCCAGAGCAACATAGGACGCTCCGACCACTAGGGTCTTCCCCGGGCAGTAAGGCAGGGAGAAAAGATCGTCACTGAAAAGgtaaggggagaaaggagaggaaagagggaaatgTTCAGATATGGATGATAATACGAGTGTTTTCCACTTCCCCAAGAATTAGAACTTCTGGTAAGACGCTATACATGCAATGTGAGAAAATTCTAAAAGGTCTTACACACTATTCTTTGGGGGAAATACCCAGCTGGCTTTCATATATGGCAGTGGCTAAATACAGACAGTAGGTGTAACCCCTGGTATGAGATCCCACCGCCATTTTGCACCGGCTGGAAACATTACCCACATGCAAACCCACACCACTGATCTACCACTCAGTTTCATTCCTGGGTGGGTTTTACTTCTTACCGGGAACTCCCAGTATCAAGAAtggaaggaagagcaggaagaaaacTTCGAAAAtctaatttttctaatattaaaagttataaaattttaactcaaaaATTTTGTAGTGCACAACAGATAAGAGATGATAAAATCGaaacattcgggaggcagaggcaggagggtctctgtgcaCTTggggctaacctggtctacagactgagtttcagggcagccagggctacacagtgagaccttgtcttgaaaaaacagatGGAGGTGGGGGTCGGGGGgggagaaagataaaaaaaatgaggttttaaaaaaaatcttaaaccaGGCGTGacagtgcacacttgtaatcccagcccttaggagacagagacaggaggatctcttgagtgtgaggccaaactggtctgtataaaaagaccctgtctcaaaaagcaaacaaggacaggaaaaaaggacaaaaagaaagccAAAATGACACATGAAGACAGCTGGGTAAGGGAGTGCACAGttataatcccagtacctgggagacagaagcaggaggatcatggagTCAGGGTAGCCCTCAGCTATGTACTGAGTCTGAGGCTTGCCTGGGCTACGCCCTGCCTTTATCAATCTCCAGCCCATCACTACCAAAATATTTAGCTGTCGGCCACGCTGGCACGTTTTTGTAGTCTCAGCTTCTcagaatgctgaggcaggaagattgctggaGCCCAGGAATTCAAGGTCGGCCCAGGCAATACAGAGAATCCCtaattctaagaaaataaaaaataggagaGGAGCCTGAGAGGGTCTGAGCTTTTGTGCGCCCAAACACTAAAACTCCTGCTAAATTCGTCCCCAAAGCGTGCCGGTGTTAaggggtttttattttattttattttctggtattctaagacagggtttctctgtagcattggtgtccgtcctggaactagctcttgtagaccaggctggcctctaactcataaagatccacctgcctctgcctcctgagtgctgggattaaaggcatgcgccaccaccgaccagcTGTTAAGGGGTTTTTAATAGATGGTTAGGTGTAATAAAGGTTCAGCTCCCATGAATGGGTTGGAACCTATAAAGAGCCCCACAGAGAGGTCATCACCTTCTTCACCACACAAGGACACAGCAGGAAGGTACCATCTATGAACTAGGAATTCAGTCGGGAGTCACTGCCAGTGCCTTCGGCTTACTTTCCCAGCCTTCAGAACTGTGGGGCTTGCTCCCTAAAGGCCCCGTTAATCACTGTGGTACTGCAGACAGCAGCAGCTCGGGGCCCGATCCTTTCAGTTTGTACTTTCCTAGTGCTAACAAGGACATGATCCTTGCTTTGCAAAAAATAAACCTACATACGTGACCACACTAATTTTACAAAATGTTCCTGAATGCCCACCTGGTTTTCAACTACATACACATTAATTCCAATTGCCAAGAGAAGTGCATATCTATCTACTTATGTGTAACAGGCTAACTGCAGGCCAGGAGGACCAACACTTGCAGCATCTAACTTTTAGGACGTTGTCAGCCCCTTGCTTCTCCCAATCTCCAAGACCAAAACAAGGCAAAGGATTCTTTCCTGTCCAAGCATTGGACAAGCAGGGCAGCCCGTGAGCCTGCTCTCCCACCTGCTGATACAGTACTCCTTGTCTCCGGGGATGCCCAGGTAGCGTGGCCTTTCACCCGTGGCGATGAGAAACCGCTCGGCTGAatacactttttcttttcctttgttgtttgttGCCTGCAAAGGAAACCatgtcagttccaggacaggactgTCCCTTAGAACCTCACAGTTCGTAAGGGCGCCTGACCTTGTCCCTTCAGTCCTGTTAATGACAGTGAGCGACACTAACCGCTGAGCAGTAAACTCAGGAAATCTGGCCCAGGACCTCGACGCTCCACCAACCCCACAGAAGGGCCCTGAACTGTGACCGCAAAGTAACCAGACGGGACAATCTGGGCCTCGGTGGCCTTGAATTAGACactttgatttatttaaaaaacatattggaagtgttttttttttcctcctgacaCCAATGAAGACT from Chionomys nivalis chromosome 25, mChiNiv1.1, whole genome shotgun sequence encodes the following:
- the Txnrd1 gene encoding thioredoxin reductase 1, cytoplasmic encodes the protein MNDSEDPPESYDFDLIIIGGGSGGLAAAKEAAKFDKKVLVLDFVTPTPLGTRWGLGGTCVNVGCIPKKLMHQAALLGQALKDSRNYGWKVEDTVKHDWEKMTESVQNHIGSLNWGYRVALREKKVVYENAYGKFIGPHRIKATNNKGKEKVYSAERFLIATGERPRYLGIPGDKEYCISSDDLFSLPYCPGKTLVVGASYVALECAGFLAGIGLDVTVMVRSILLRGFDQDMANKIGEHMEEHGIKFIRQFVPIKVEQIEAGTPGRLRVTAKSTTSEETIEDEFNTVLLAVGRDSCTRTIGLETVGVRINEKTGKIPVTDEEQTNVPYIYAIGDILEGKLELTPVAIQAGRLLAQRLYGGSTVKCDYENVPTTVFTPLEYGCCGLPEEKAIEKFGEENIEVYHSFFWPLEWTVPSRDNNRCYAKIICNLKDNERVVGFHVLGPNAGEVTQGFAAALKCGMTKQQLDSTIGIHPVCAEIFTTLSVTKRSGGDILQTGC